Proteins encoded within one genomic window of Syntrophales bacterium:
- a CDS encoding 2-oxoacid:acceptor oxidoreductase family protein yields MERCRMVFSGSGGQGVITAAIILAEAAVLYENLIAVQAQSYGPEARGGATRSDVIIADSPIYFPKVTQPNVLVCLTQQAYAGFSSIIRPGGLLLTDARYVKTEKKVEARQLNLPMYDTVMEKIGKPIVFNIFMLGTLIGLTRLVRPESIIKVLEKQIPPGFLAMNQQALDLGLKLGEEFR; encoded by the coding sequence ATGGAACGATGCAGAATGGTTTTTTCCGGTTCCGGCGGGCAGGGGGTGATCACCGCGGCGATTATTCTGGCGGAGGCTGCCGTGCTATATGAAAACCTGATTGCGGTGCAGGCTCAATCTTACGGCCCGGAAGCGCGGGGAGGCGCCACCCGCTCCGACGTCATCATCGCCGATTCGCCGATCTACTTTCCGAAGGTGACCCAACCCAATGTTCTGGTTTGTCTGACCCAGCAGGCTTACGCCGGTTTCTCATCGATAATCCGTCCAGGGGGGCTGCTTCTTACCGACGCCCGCTACGTAAAAACGGAGAAGAAGGTGGAGGCGCGGCAGCTTAATCTGCCCATGTACGATACGGTTATGGAAAAGATCGGCAAACCCATCGTATTTAACATATTTATGCTCGGCACGTTGATCGGGCTTACGCGCCTGGTGCGTCCTGAATCCATCATAAAGGTGCTGGAAAAACAGATACCGCCAGGGTTCCTTGCGATGAATCAGCAGGCCTTGGATCTTGGACTTAAACTCGGCGAGGAATTCCGGTAA
- a CDS encoding 2-oxoacid:ferredoxin oxidoreductase subunit beta, giving the protein MGTREYIRERFFPHLWCPGCGHGIILNGLLHAVENIGLKKNDIVMVSGIGCSSRISGYLDFHTLHTIHGRALAFAAGVKMSRPELTLLVPMGDGDALSIGGNHFIHACRRNIDMTAIVMNNRVYGMTGGQYSPLSGYGTYATTAPYMNIDPDFDVVAMAVASGASFVARSTTYHIKQLTDALEAAILHRGFSVVEVMSQCPTYFGRKNKEGSASEMMERFKTRTTPIGSQAKLADSSLIERGIFVNREAPEYCDEYHNIIERATKGK; this is encoded by the coding sequence ATGGGCACAAGGGAGTACATCCGCGAACGGTTCTTCCCCCACCTCTGGTGTCCGGGATGCGGGCATGGAATCATCTTGAACGGCCTGCTTCATGCCGTTGAGAATATTGGACTCAAAAAAAACGACATCGTGATGGTATCGGGAATCGGCTGTTCCTCGCGCATCTCGGGATATCTCGATTTTCATACGCTGCACACAATCCATGGCCGGGCGCTGGCGTTTGCCGCCGGCGTAAAGATGAGCCGTCCGGAGCTGACGCTGCTGGTGCCGATGGGAGATGGGGATGCCCTCTCCATCGGGGGCAATCATTTCATCCATGCCTGTCGCAGAAACATCGACATGACGGCTATCGTCATGAACAACCGTGTTTACGGAATGACCGGCGGCCAGTACTCGCCTCTGTCCGGATACGGCACCTACGCGACAACCGCCCCCTACATGAACATCGATCCGGATTTCGATGTCGTTGCCATGGCCGTTGCGTCCGGGGCGTCCTTTGTGGCCCGTTCCACAACCTACCATATAAAGCAATTGACTGATGCGCTGGAAGCGGCAATTCTCCACAGGGGATTCTCGGTCGTTGAAGTCATGAGTCAATGTCCCACGTACTTTGGCAGAAAGAACAAAGAGGGCAGCGCCTCTGAGATGATGGAGAGGTTCAAAACACGCACGACCCCCATCGGTTCCCAGGCAAAGCTGGCGGATTCCTCGCTGATCGAACGGGGGATTTTCGTCAACAGAGAGGCGCCGGAGTACTGTGATGAATATCACAACATCATCGAACGGGCGACAAAGGGCAAGTAA
- a CDS encoding 2-oxoacid:acceptor oxidoreductase subunit alpha, translating to MGGQVKFVQGNEACVEGALYAGLGFFAGYPITPSTEIAELLSARLPQKRGIFMQMEDEIASICAIIGASLTGNKAMTATSGPGFSLMQEALGFAVMAEIPCVIVDVQRGGPSTGLPTKLSQGDVNQARWGTHGDHAIVALTASNHQDVFSITVDAFNFAETYRTPVILLFDEVIGHMRERLEIPPAGQLPLVERLKTSLPDGVDYHPYLPREDGRLPMSDFGGVHRYNVTGLFHDMWGFPSEDPKVVYGLMRHLTDKIEHHVDDLTRYREYYAEDAETLLISYGSSARSALHVVMNRRQRGERLGLLELQTLWPFPAALVREKAQNARYVVVVEMNMGQVLQSVKSAVERPDKVSLANQVDGTLITPTTILNILRIIQGRGV from the coding sequence ATGGGCGGACAAGTGAAATTTGTGCAGGGAAATGAGGCCTGTGTTGAGGGCGCCCTTTACGCCGGTCTTGGTTTTTTTGCCGGTTACCCGATCACCCCATCCACCGAGATCGCGGAACTGCTGTCGGCGCGTCTGCCGCAAAAACGCGGGATATTCATGCAGATGGAGGACGAAATCGCCTCGATCTGCGCGATTATCGGCGCGTCCCTGACCGGCAACAAGGCGATGACGGCGACAAGCGGTCCCGGGTTTTCACTGATGCAGGAGGCATTGGGGTTCGCGGTCATGGCGGAGATTCCCTGCGTGATAGTCGATGTCCAGCGCGGCGGTCCTTCGACAGGATTGCCGACCAAACTCAGTCAGGGAGACGTCAACCAGGCCCGTTGGGGCACCCACGGGGACCATGCAATTGTAGCCTTGACGGCCTCCAACCATCAGGACGTCTTTTCGATTACAGTTGACGCGTTCAACTTTGCGGAAACTTATCGCACCCCGGTTATTCTGCTGTTCGACGAAGTGATCGGGCATATGCGGGAACGTCTCGAGATTCCCCCTGCCGGCCAGTTGCCCCTTGTGGAAAGATTGAAGACATCCCTCCCGGATGGGGTTGACTACCATCCCTATCTCCCCCGCGAGGACGGCAGGCTCCCGATGTCCGATTTTGGGGGCGTTCATCGCTATAATGTCACCGGACTTTTTCACGACATGTGGGGCTTCCCCTCCGAAGACCCCAAGGTAGTTTACGGATTGATGCGCCACCTGACGGACAAGATCGAACATCATGTCGATGATCTGACGAGATACCGGGAATATTATGCCGAAGACGCTGAAACGCTCTTGATTTCCTATGGCTCATCGGCCCGTTCCGCATTGCACGTGGTTATGAACCGCCGTCAACGCGGAGAGAGGCTTGGCTTGCTGGAACTTCAGACCCTGTGGCCGTTTCCTGCCGCGCTGGTCAGGGAAAAGGCACAAAATGCCCGGTATGTGGTGGTCGTGGAGATGAACATGGGACAGGTTCTCCAGTCCGTCAAGTCGGCGGTGGAAAGGCCGGATAAGGTCTCTCTGGCCAACCAGGTGGACGGAACCCTGATTACCCCGACGACAATCTTGAATATTCTCCGAATAATCCAGGGAAGAGGAGTGTAG
- a CDS encoding 4Fe-4S binding protein, translated as MAKPKLKRHVINRNWCKGCGICVHFCPKKVLELDDQEKAIAARPQDCIACKLCELRCPDLAIVVETEQE; from the coding sequence ATGGCGAAACCAAAACTTAAACGTCATGTGATCAACCGGAACTGGTGCAAGGGATGTGGAATCTGCGTCCATTTTTGCCCCAAAAAGGTTCTGGAACTGGATGACCAGGAAAAAGCGATTGCCGCAAGACCCCAGGATTGCATAGCTTGCAAGCTTTGCGAGCTGAGGTGCCCGGATCTGGCAATTGTGGTCGAAACGGAGCAGGAGTAA
- a CDS encoding sigma 54-interacting transcriptional regulator: MNGQGIYSFEELAALHAIARILAKPGELKEQITQALQEMSARLGMQRGMVSLLDRETREAWLDVVYGVDIKSINVTYLPGEGITGKVAQTGRPLAIENLGKELHFLDRTGARRFLNRSELSFLCVPIIYGTQVVGVLSADKAAKQVADIEKEIAILSAVAEMLAKAVHSRTMEEENRRLRDLIGSNRLPTFDIIGRSRAMQAVFQMIAQVADSNTTVLLHGETGTGKELVSRAIHNNSPRMKGQLVQVNCAAIPETLLESELFGHERGAFTGALARRRGRFEEANGGTILLDEIGELSFSAQAKLLRVLQERQFQPLGSSRLIKVDVRIIAATNRNLEQDVSLGRFRSDLFYRLNVFPIYLPPLRERGTDILLLADHFVVKYSRETGKPAQKISPAVSDIFMAYHWPGNVRELENCIERAILVAHGATIEPEHLPPSLQSCIEEVVKTAFSRLDAAVKSEERAMIVNALRETAGNQTRAAKLLGTTKRIMQYRISKLGIDYRSFRKK, from the coding sequence ATGAATGGTCAGGGCATCTACAGCTTTGAGGAACTGGCCGCGCTGCATGCAATTGCGCGGATTCTGGCAAAACCGGGGGAGCTGAAAGAACAGATCACTCAGGCCCTGCAGGAGATGAGCGCTCGTCTGGGGATGCAGCGCGGAATGGTTTCTCTCCTGGATCGCGAGACCAGGGAGGCCTGGCTGGATGTTGTTTATGGCGTTGATATCAAAAGCATAAACGTGACATACCTTCCCGGCGAAGGTATTACCGGCAAGGTTGCGCAGACAGGGAGACCACTTGCCATTGAGAATCTGGGGAAAGAGCTCCATTTTCTCGACCGAACCGGCGCCCGCCGTTTTTTAAACCGCTCAGAGCTATCATTCCTTTGTGTCCCTATAATTTACGGGACTCAGGTCGTGGGGGTGTTGTCGGCGGACAAAGCAGCCAAGCAAGTTGCTGATATAGAAAAGGAAATAGCTATTCTCTCCGCAGTAGCCGAAATGCTTGCCAAGGCGGTTCACAGCAGGACCATGGAAGAAGAAAACCGCCGCCTGCGCGATCTAATCGGCAGCAACCGTCTTCCCACTTTTGACATTATCGGTCGTTCCCGGGCCATGCAGGCCGTTTTTCAAATGATCGCCCAGGTAGCCGATTCCAATACAACAGTGCTGCTCCATGGTGAAACCGGAACCGGCAAGGAACTGGTCTCCCGGGCAATCCATAACAACAGTCCCCGCATGAAGGGGCAGCTTGTGCAGGTGAACTGTGCTGCAATTCCGGAGACACTGCTCGAAAGCGAGCTGTTCGGGCACGAACGGGGGGCCTTTACCGGCGCCCTGGCGAGGCGCCGGGGGCGTTTTGAAGAAGCCAATGGGGGAACGATTTTACTCGATGAAATAGGCGAGCTCTCCTTTTCCGCCCAGGCCAAACTGCTGCGGGTCCTGCAGGAAAGACAGTTCCAGCCGCTGGGCTCTTCCCGCCTGATCAAAGTTGATGTGCGGATCATCGCGGCGACCAACCGCAATCTGGAGCAGGATGTTTCTCTGGGCCGTTTCCGCTCCGATCTTTTTTACCGGTTAAACGTCTTTCCCATCTACCTGCCGCCGCTGCGCGAACGGGGGACAGACATCCTGCTTTTGGCCGATCACTTTGTCGTTAAATATTCAAGAGAAACAGGAAAACCGGCGCAGAAAATTTCCCCGGCTGTATCTGATATTTTTATGGCCTATCATTGGCCGGGCAATGTCCGGGAACTGGAAAACTGCATAGAGCGGGCCATTCTTGTCGCGCACGGAGCAACCATTGAACCGGAACATCTGCCCCCCTCCCTGCAAAGTTGCATTGAAGAGGTCGTCAAAACGGCGTTCAGCAGGCTCGACGCGGCAGTAAAATCAGAGGAACGAGCTATGATTGTCAACGCCCTGCGGGAAACGGCCGGGAACCAAACCCGGGCGGCCAAGCTGCTGGGAACGACAAAACGGATCATGCAATACCGTATCAGTAAACTGGGCATAGATTACCGCTCCTTCCGCAAGAAATGA
- a CDS encoding glutamate synthase, with protein MCRLFAVTSQEPLSPMVAIRALDVMKEGHDGSGIGLFMTDLGGDFEQFKGGPILSGIFSNEGIKNLDRYMLDMDFMTKYKLSFRPSKRPPEGTPHRDNYLIRVYEYPVAWENLPDEERERRLMMCRLDLREMGEKNGSMTVFSFWPDVIMLKEIGDPMEIANYLGLERKELQARVIMAQGRQNTNYAIDIDACHPFFLQGISTMTNGENTAFVPIREFLMSRKDPGYVGYKSDSEVFTHILHYTYQHLHLDLETYKHIVTPLKDEELAQHPDGPWLRRLKQSCRPMIIDGPNCVIGCLPDKTMFMLQDSKKLRPGIVGGHPGLYAFSSEMCGLDEAIPSRDKSKDYQPMKYDTVFVAPQRQEVGQWNQMARLSRLH; from the coding sequence ATGTGCAGACTGTTTGCCGTCACGAGTCAGGAACCGTTATCGCCGATGGTGGCGATCCGCGCCCTTGACGTCATGAAGGAGGGGCATGACGGTTCGGGAATCGGGCTTTTCATGACCGACCTGGGTGGGGATTTCGAGCAATTCAAGGGCGGGCCGATCCTGTCCGGCATATTTTCCAACGAGGGCATTAAAAACCTGGACCGTTACATGCTCGATATGGATTTTATGACCAAGTACAAGCTCTCGTTCCGCCCCTCGAAGCGCCCCCCCGAGGGGACGCCGCACCGGGATAATTATTTGATTCGCGTTTATGAATATCCCGTTGCTTGGGAAAATCTTCCCGATGAGGAAAGGGAACGGCGGCTGATGATGTGCCGGCTTGACCTGCGCGAGATGGGTGAAAAAAACGGTTCGATGACGGTATTCAGCTTCTGGCCGGATGTAATCATGCTCAAGGAGATCGGCGATCCGATGGAAATCGCAAATTATCTGGGGTTGGAACGCAAGGAATTGCAGGCGCGCGTCATCATGGCCCAGGGACGGCAGAACACCAACTACGCGATCGACATTGACGCCTGTCATCCGTTTTTTCTCCAGGGGATTTCAACAATGACGAACGGCGAAAATACCGCATTTGTCCCGATCCGCGAATTTCTGATGTCGCGGAAGGACCCGGGCTATGTCGGCTATAAATCCGATTCCGAAGTATTTACCCATATTCTTCACTATACTTATCAGCACCTCCATCTTGATCTGGAGACTTATAAACATATAGTTACGCCGCTGAAAGACGAAGAACTGGCACAGCATCCCGATGGTCCCTGGCTCCGCCGACTAAAACAGAGTTGCCGGCCGATGATTATCGACGGGCCGAACTGCGTCATCGGCTGCCTGCCCGACAAAACCATGTTCATGCTGCAGGACTCAAAGAAGCTGCGGCCTGGGATAGTTGGCGGTCATCCAGGGCTGTATGCGTTTTCCTCGGAGATGTGCGGCCTGGACGAGGCGATACCGTCACGCGATAAAAGCAAGGATTATCAACCGATGAAATACGATACGGTATTTGTCGCACCACAACGTCAGGAGGTTGGGCAATGGAACCAGATGGCCAGATTAAGCCGTCTTCATTAG
- a CDS encoding glutamate synthase-related protein, with protein MEPDGQIKPSSLGVKDLPWQIVWNKEKCTLCGQCTAVCPVQAIDIGVHRKRIMQVPLGLVEKPSNVFGVYHGVRQKTDVPHACTGCGMCAMVCPNGAIMPIHNDEPDKLRFHINQGGVPRRRGGRRNSRESLLDALKFVRISMLTDPALDAGRHEFELRTLLGRVLPPEEAMSETSWQPPVREIYPLIIGGMSFGALSPTMWEGLQMGVAYLNEELGMPVRIGTGEGGCPPRLLRSRFLKYVILQIASGYFGWDEIIHALPEMKEDPCAIEIKYGQGAKPGDGGLLMWYKVNKMIAAIRGVPPGINLPSPPTHQTKYSIEEAVAKMIQSMSMAWGFRVPVYPKISATSTSLAVLNNLARNPYASALAIDGEDGGTGAAYNISMDHMGHPIASNVRDAYLNLVKIGKQNEIPIIAGGGIGKNGNLAANAASLIMLGASAVQVGKYILQATAGCLGSETDRCNVCNVGVCPKGITSQDPRLYRRLDPEKVAERLVEVVVSFDTELKKIVAPLGRSTSLPIGMSDALGIADYSASQHLGIRYVL; from the coding sequence ATGGAACCAGATGGCCAGATTAAGCCGTCTTCATTAGGAGTGAAGGATCTGCCCTGGCAGATCGTCTGGAATAAGGAAAAATGCACCTTGTGCGGTCAGTGCACCGCCGTTTGTCCCGTACAGGCAATTGACATAGGGGTGCATCGGAAAAGGATTATGCAGGTGCCGCTGGGACTCGTCGAAAAACCGTCCAATGTCTTCGGCGTCTATCATGGCGTTCGCCAGAAGACCGATGTTCCCCATGCCTGCACGGGTTGCGGGATGTGCGCCATGGTCTGTCCGAACGGGGCAATCATGCCGATTCATAATGACGAACCCGACAAGCTGCGCTTTCATATCAATCAGGGAGGCGTCCCGCGGCGACGGGGCGGCCGCCGTAATTCCCGGGAGAGCTTACTGGACGCGCTCAAGTTCGTCCGCATCTCCATGCTGACCGATCCGGCGCTCGACGCGGGCCGTCATGAATTCGAACTGCGGACGCTGCTGGGTCGCGTTTTGCCTCCGGAAGAGGCCATGAGCGAGACAAGCTGGCAGCCGCCGGTCCGTGAGATCTATCCGCTCATTATCGGCGGCATGTCGTTTGGCGCCTTGTCGCCGACGATGTGGGAAGGGCTTCAGATGGGGGTTGCCTATCTGAACGAGGAGCTGGGAATGCCGGTTCGCATCGGCACCGGCGAAGGTGGCTGTCCCCCCCGTCTGCTGCGCTCGCGCTTTCTAAAGTACGTTATCCTGCAAATTGCCAGCGGTTATTTCGGCTGGGATGAAATTATCCATGCCCTGCCGGAGATGAAAGAGGATCCCTGCGCGATTGAGATTAAATACGGCCAGGGGGCGAAGCCCGGAGACGGCGGCCTGCTGATGTGGTACAAGGTAAACAAGATGATCGCCGCGATCCGGGGCGTGCCTCCGGGAATCAACCTGCCCAGCCCGCCGACCCACCAGACGAAATACTCGATCGAGGAGGCGGTTGCCAAGATGATCCAGTCGATGTCTATGGCCTGGGGATTCCGCGTCCCGGTTTATCCGAAGATATCTGCAACATCCACATCACTCGCGGTATTGAATAACCTGGCCCGCAATCCCTATGCGTCGGCGCTGGCAATAGATGGCGAAGACGGAGGAACCGGGGCGGCCTACAACATCTCGATGGATCACATGGGACATCCCATCGCCAGCAATGTCCGGGACGCCTATCTCAATCTTGTCAAAATCGGCAAGCAAAACGAGATACCGATTATTGCCGGCGGCGGCATCGGTAAAAACGGCAATCTCGCGGCCAACGCCGCCTCTCTGATCATGTTGGGGGCAAGCGCCGTACAGGTCGGCAAGTACATCCTGCAGGCAACGGCCGGCTGTCTCGGTTCGGAGACAGATCGCTGCAATGTTTGCAATGTCGGCGTTTGTCCGAAAGGGATCACCTCGCAGGACCCGAGGCTCTATCGGCGTCTCGATCCGGAAAAGGTGGCCGAACGTCTTGTCGAGGTTGTGGTCAGCTTCGATACTGAATTGAAAAAGATCGTGGCCCCGCTCGGCCGTTCCACTTCACTGCCGATCGGCATGTCCGATGCGCTCGGGATCGCCGATTACAGCGCCTCCCAACATCTCGGCATAAGGTATGTGCTGTAA
- a CDS encoding FAD-dependent oxidoreductase, which produces MSNETTIVIDGMENGARVDSRIIEGRIQQAVLAGHRNIEVIAYGQHGLGGRIWSSGNEPVHLRIKGSSGQRVGSMGFPGTRIYVEGPASDDLGWLNSGAYIAVQGHATNGVGNAMAQGKIYVGGDIGARGMTMTKHNPRFEPPELWVLGGVGDFFGEFMAGGIAVVCGYEAHEKDNVLGYRPCVGMVGGKVFFRGPHKGFSERDAYMRAPDDEEWSWLKVGMAVFLEATCRPALLPKLKILPKLTGDRSEWQVIVARKPYEKKDNAIHIKQFREESWDRELGKGGLIGDLSSGDRTPIPVLTTGELRRFVPVWENEKYLPPCQAACPTGIPVRKRWDLIRKGKVQEAVDLALQYTPFPATVCGYLCPNLCKQSCTRQQSDLEAIDTMVLGRASLNATVPKAPPSSGKRIAVIGGGPSGLSVAWQLRMKGHEAVLHDARGKTGGKITATIPRSRIPDEVVNHELKRMEQELPLVALKHPLRKEEFIKLREKFDAVVIAVGAQKGRVIPVPGHERVIPALYFLRDSRLDCAKVGKRVVIIGAGNVGCDAASEAFRLGAESIVLIDVQKPASSGKERKSAEDAGATFLWPRFTKQITEVGVELTDGEVLPADTVIMAVGDQPELSFLPDEIKTERGFISIDANYQTSAPGVYAVGDAARLGLLTDAIGSGRKAAVAIDDMLRGREETYDQIPTIAVERVKLQYYDPRPQHFEDIVACAANCASCGGCRDCGMCETACPQNAISRKEGEDGRFEYVVEDSLCIGCGTCAGVCPTGVWNLVANVPLE; this is translated from the coding sequence ATGTCAAACGAAACGACAATAGTGATAGATGGTATGGAAAATGGCGCTCGGGTTGATTCCCGGATTATTGAGGGACGAATTCAGCAGGCCGTTCTTGCAGGACACCGGAATATTGAAGTAATTGCCTATGGCCAGCATGGTCTCGGTGGCCGAATCTGGAGCTCCGGAAACGAACCGGTGCATCTGCGAATCAAGGGCTCCTCGGGCCAGCGCGTCGGCTCCATGGGTTTCCCGGGAACGCGGATCTATGTCGAAGGCCCTGCTTCCGATGACCTGGGATGGCTTAATTCCGGCGCCTACATTGCGGTCCAGGGCCATGCGACAAACGGCGTCGGCAATGCGATGGCCCAGGGAAAGATCTATGTGGGCGGCGATATTGGGGCGCGCGGAATGACGATGACCAAACACAATCCCCGCTTTGAACCGCCGGAGTTGTGGGTGTTGGGGGGAGTAGGGGATTTTTTTGGCGAATTCATGGCCGGGGGCATCGCCGTAGTCTGTGGCTATGAGGCGCATGAAAAGGACAATGTTCTGGGCTATCGTCCCTGCGTAGGGATGGTGGGGGGAAAGGTTTTTTTCCGGGGTCCCCACAAAGGTTTCAGCGAACGGGATGCCTATATGAGGGCGCCTGACGACGAAGAGTGGAGCTGGTTGAAAGTCGGGATGGCCGTTTTTTTGGAAGCGACATGTCGGCCGGCGCTTCTGCCAAAGCTGAAAATCCTGCCCAAGCTTACCGGCGACCGGAGCGAATGGCAGGTCATAGTTGCCAGGAAGCCTTACGAAAAGAAGGATAACGCAATCCATATCAAGCAGTTCCGGGAGGAGAGCTGGGATCGCGAACTGGGCAAGGGCGGATTGATCGGCGATCTGTCTTCCGGCGATCGCACCCCTATCCCGGTGCTGACAACCGGAGAGCTGCGCCGTTTTGTCCCCGTCTGGGAAAACGAGAAATACCTGCCCCCCTGCCAGGCCGCCTGTCCAACCGGCATCCCCGTGCGGAAGCGGTGGGATCTGATCCGCAAGGGGAAAGTCCAGGAGGCGGTTGATTTGGCTCTGCAGTACACACCCTTTCCGGCCACGGTATGCGGATACCTGTGTCCCAATCTCTGCAAGCAGAGTTGCACCCGTCAGCAGTCCGATCTTGAAGCCATTGACACGATGGTTCTGGGCCGGGCCAGCCTGAACGCCACAGTTCCCAAAGCGCCGCCTTCGTCCGGCAAGAGAATCGCCGTGATCGGCGGCGGGCCGTCGGGTTTATCGGTTGCGTGGCAATTGCGGATGAAGGGGCACGAAGCAGTGCTCCACGATGCCCGGGGGAAAACGGGAGGGAAGATCACGGCGACAATTCCCCGCAGCCGGATTCCGGACGAAGTTGTCAATCATGAACTCAAGCGCATGGAGCAGGAGCTGCCCCTCGTTGCGCTCAAGCATCCGTTGAGAAAAGAGGAGTTCATAAAACTGCGGGAGAAATTTGATGCCGTGGTGATCGCCGTTGGCGCCCAGAAGGGACGGGTGATACCGGTTCCCGGCCACGAACGGGTGATTCCGGCGCTCTATTTTCTCCGCGACAGCAGGCTCGATTGTGCCAAGGTCGGCAAAAGGGTGGTGATCATCGGCGCGGGAAACGTTGGCTGCGACGCCGCCTCAGAGGCGTTTCGTCTCGGGGCCGAGTCGATTGTCCTGATTGACGTCCAGAAACCAGCGTCGTCGGGAAAAGAGCGAAAAAGCGCGGAAGACGCAGGGGCGACTTTTCTCTGGCCGCGCTTTACCAAGCAGATAACTGAGGTCGGCGTGGAGCTGACGGATGGGGAAGTCCTCCCCGCGGATACGGTGATCATGGCCGTGGGCGATCAGCCCGAACTTTCGTTTCTGCCGGACGAGATAAAAACAGAACGGGGTTTTATCTCGATTGATGCCAACTATCAGACCTCCGCGCCCGGCGTCTATGCGGTGGGAGATGCCGCGCGTCTGGGCCTTCTGACCGATGCGATCGGTTCCGGCCGCAAGGCGGCGGTGGCGATTGACGACATGCTGCGGGGCCGGGAAGAAACATACGATCAGATTCCGACGATCGCTGTTGAACGGGTGAAACTCCAGTATTACGATCCGCGCCCCCAGCATTTCGAGGACATCGTTGCGTGCGCGGCTAATTGCGCGTCCTGCGGCGGCTGCCGGGATTGCGGGATGTGTGAGACGGCCTGCCCGCAGAACGCGATTTCCCGTAAGGAAGGAGAAGATGGACGTTTTGAATATGTCGTTGAGGACAGTCTCTGCATCGGTTGCGGAACCTGTGCGGGCGTCTGTCCGACGGGTGTATGGAATCTTGTCGCCAATGTTCCGCTGGAATAG
- a CDS encoding glutamine synthetase family protein, producing the protein MYDLKTSKDVLKVVKDRNVSFIQFWFTDVLGVQKIFSITPDELEMGMEEGMGFDGSSIAGFCRIEESDMIAMPDPTTFQIIPWRPTDRPVARMICDIQTPDGKPYEGDPRYVLRRTLKKVTDKGYTFYVGPELEFFYFASDKAPEFLDMGGYFDGLPVDRATDLRRQTIFALQDMGIRVEYSHHEVAPSQHEIDLRYDEALKMADKVMTYRTAVKEIARLNGVYATFMPKPVFGQNGSGMHVHQSLFKGDKNTFFDGKDKYNLSKTAKQYIAGIMTHAPEITAICNQWINSYKRLVPGYEAPVYVAWARRNRSAMVRVPMYKPGKEKATRMEYRSPDPACNPYLAFAVMLAAGLKGIEKGYKLPEPVETDIFEMDEKARAEAGITSLPGSLYEALQIVQKSELVRETLGEHIFEKFVENKKVEWDRFRIHVSQYEIDRYLPML; encoded by the coding sequence ATGTATGATTTAAAGACCAGCAAGGATGTCTTGAAGGTGGTAAAAGACAGAAACGTCAGTTTCATTCAGTTCTGGTTCACCGATGTGCTGGGGGTTCAGAAGATTTTCAGCATTACCCCCGACGAGCTGGAGATGGGGATGGAAGAGGGAATGGGATTCGATGGTTCCTCCATCGCCGGTTTCTGCCGGATTGAGGAAAGCGACATGATCGCGATGCCAGATCCGACAACATTTCAGATTATCCCCTGGCGGCCCACGGATCGGCCCGTTGCACGGATGATCTGCGACATCCAGACCCCGGACGGGAAACCGTACGAGGGCGATCCCCGGTATGTCTTGAGAAGGACGCTGAAAAAGGTGACCGACAAGGGATACACATTCTATGTCGGCCCGGAGCTGGAATTTTTCTATTTCGCCAGCGACAAGGCGCCGGAGTTTCTGGATATGGGCGGCTATTTCGATGGTCTGCCGGTTGACCGGGCGACGGATCTGCGTCGCCAGACAATCTTTGCCCTGCAGGATATGGGCATCAGGGTTGAGTACAGCCATCACGAGGTTGCCCCGAGCCAGCACGAGATCGATCTGCGGTACGACGAGGCGCTGAAAATGGCCGACAAGGTGATGACCTACCGCACCGCGGTCAAGGAGATTGCCCGGCTGAACGGCGTTTACGCGACCTTTATGCCGAAACCGGTTTTTGGACAGAATGGAAGCGGCATGCATGTCCATCAATCCCTGTTCAAGGGCGACAAAAACACCTTTTTTGACGGCAAGGACAAGTACAATCTTTCGAAGACGGCCAAGCAGTATATCGCCGGCATCATGACGCATGCCCCTGAAATAACGGCGATTTGCAACCAGTGGATCAACTCTTACAAACGCCTGGTTCCCGGGTACGAGGCCCCCGTTTATGTGGCCTGGGCAAGACGCAACCGCTCGGCGATGGTGCGTGTGCCGATGTACAAGCCAGGCAAGGAGAAGGCCACCCGGATGGAGTACCGTTCACCGGATCCGGCGTGCAATCCGTATCTGGCCTTTGCGGTCATGCTGGCGGCGGGACTCAAAGGGATTGAAAAGGGCTACAAGCTTCCCGAGCCGGTGGAGACGGACATCTTCGAGATGGACGAAAAGGCCCGTGCCGAGGCCGGCATCACCTCCCTTCCGGGCAGCCTGTACGAGGCCCTGCAGATCGTCCAGAAAAGCGAACTGGTTCGCGAAACTTTAGGGGAGCACATTTTTGAAAAGTTCGTCGAAAACAAGAAGGTCGAGTGGGATCGTTTCCGTATCCATGTAAGCCAGTACGAGATCGACCGTTATCTGCCAATGCTGTAG